From Corynebacterium aquatimens:
AGTCGCTCCACGTCGTCATTGATCGACGAGTCCTTTTCAATGTAGGTATCCGTCTGCGCGATGTACGCCTCTGGCTGGTAGTAGTCGTAGTAAGACACGAAGTACTCGACCGCGTTGTTCGGCAGTAGCTCCCGCAGCTCCGTCGCCAGCTGCGCCGCCAGCGTTTTGTTCGGCGCCATCACGAGCGTCGGTCGCTGCTGCTGCTCAATGAGCCACGCCGCGGTCGCCGATTTACCGGTACCCGTAGCACCCATGAGCACCACGTCCGGCTCCCCCGCCCGAAGCCTGCGGTCAAGCTCCGCGATTGCAGTCGGCTGGTCACCGGAGGGCTGAAACTCACTGACGACCTCAAAGAGTTTCTCACTACGCTCCACCTCACCCACAGGGCGGAACTCAGAGTGCGACAGGACCGGATGTTCAGCAGCAAAAGCCATGCGCTTCAGTCTATCTACACGCGCAAATCACGCATTCTCGCTTATCGACGACCCCCACCACCCCCGAACCCTCAGCCACTTCCAAGGTTTCTGGGGGCTATACCCCAGTTTCATTTACTTTCCGCGTAAAACCTTTTACTGTGCTCCCCAGCGCCACCCCGCGCCATGTCCACACTTTCACCCAGAAAGGACCCTCCATGCGCAAGCACTTCATCGCCGCGGCCACCGCGGCGGCACTCGTCACCGGCGTTGCAGCCGCTCCGGCAGAGGCAAAGGTCGAACCAGACGTAGAAATTTTTAACCTTCAGGTTGGCCCGGGAATCTGCTATGCAGTTACTAAGTCAGACAACATGGACAATCTGTTCAAGGACGCCTTTAAAGAGGTTGGTCTCAGTGAAACAGACTACAAGGATTTCAAGGCGGAAACCCTCGATGATGTAGATACCAGCATTCTTGAAGGGATTCAGAACACCTTCGATTTCGTTCCATTTGAAATGCGGTACAAGGACGATGAATCCCTCCAAGATTGGAAAACACGGCTCAGCGAACTAAAGAAAGACAGTGCCACCGCAGAAGAGGAGCTCAAAGAAGCTGAGAAATCAGGAGACTCCAAAGAGATTGTGGAAGCAAAGCAGAATCTCGCTGGAGCACGCGCTATCGAAAGGCTGTTCAACGCTGCCGACGAGGAAATGACTAAGTGCATCAAGAGCAAGACCGGCCAGAGCCTGAGTTCTTTGCTCTCCAGCGTTGGCAGCTCGAAGGGAGCCGACAAAAGCGGTTCAGCAGAAAAAGGCGAGAACAAGGAGCTAAGCACCGGAGCCAAGGTGGCTATCGGAATTATCGTTCCCTTAGCGCTCATCGGACTGATTGGAGCGGCTCTGCCGACACTCAAGAAGGTGCTTCCCCCGCAGATTGCAAAGATGCTTCCGTAAGGAACTAGCGCTCAGGCGCACAACTTTCCCGGTCGTCCACTGGTCGTCCGGGATTTTTTGCATAAGTTCCTCTCAGCTATGGCGTCATCTAAGCGAACGCGATAATTTGGTACGCAAAGATCTAGATAACTAATCACGTGGCCTACCAAGGAAGGAAGTCACAATGCGTAAGTACAGAATTTCTGCGGTCACTGCGGTAGCGCTGTCCACGAGCTTGGTCGTTGCACCGGCGTACGCACAGCGCGATGTGGTTGACCCAATCTCTGATCCCGTCGAGGCAGAGGATCCTCGGGAAACTAGCCCTACCGATACCGTCGCTGCTACCGCGACTGTTCATGCACAGGGGGATCTCTGCTTCGCGGAGGTTAAACCAGAAAACTTTAAGCTAGCCTTCAAATCCCGGCTGGTCAAGGAAGGTTTTGACAATACGAAAGCCGAAAAGTATGCCTCGGACTCGAAGTACCCGGTAGACCCCGACCCAGCAATTACCTCTGCTGCCCGATCGGTGATCGTTGCATTTGCAAAGAAGGAATCTGTTCAGACAGGTCACTGGGAAAATCAGAAGGCAGACATCCAGAAACAGTACAAAGACTATAAGGAACAACTGACGTTTTCTAAAGGCGCCGGCGCGAATCAAGATGCAGAAGCCGCACGACCCGGTACTCCGGAGCAAGCCGATGAGCAGAACGCGAAGCTCCACATACTCAAGTTTGCAGTTGATCTGCACGATCAAGTCGATGCAGACATGAAGAAGTGCGTAAATTCTGCAGCGCAGGGCACACCTTCCACCGGTACGCCGGAGTCGCCTTCCACCGGTACGCCGAGCCAGGGAGAGACGAGTTCCTTACCGAAGAGCGCTCAGATTGCGTTAGGCGTGATTGCTGCGCTGGTAGCTCTGCTTGGGATTGGCGCCTTGCTGCTGCCGCAGATTAAGCACATGCTCCCGTTCAATATCTAAGCCATCATCCAGCAGCCCCCATTTTTGGGGAGACGTTAGCGCAGTACAGTGATGGTTTCTTTGCGCTGACGGAGGTGGCGCGCGCGGTTATTCTGAATCCGTGAAAACTCGTTGTATTGCTTTTGGCCTGTGTGCCTCGCTACTTCTGTCCCCTTTGAGTGCTCCGGTTGCTGGGGCGGAGCCTGCTGCGGCGGAGAGGCAGTCGTCGGCGTACCCGGGGTCCTCCTACATTGAGAACGCGGAGAACTCTAGTTCCCCGTTTAGTTCGGAGTTATTTGCTGGCGGTACTCCGCCCGTAGGATCGTCGGATTTTGTGCCGCATGGATCGAGTGTGATTCCGCCGGACATCTTCCCGGTTGGGGCGTCGGGTCCCACGAAACCGCGGACGGTGGATGACTTCCTTGCAGGTTTTGCAATCCTGTCGGATCTCATTGGGGATGAGTTCTCCAAGGGCAATTGGCTCACCATGATGTCGCCAGCAAAACGGGCTGAGGTCCAGGCTGTGATTGCGCAGCTCAACTCGCCGGTGAAGGCACCGCCGGCGGATGGCGGCGGGCTGATCGTGGTCTTGGGTGGCGGTTTGAACCCGGATGGGACAGTGCCGCCCGCGGTAGAGATGAGGCTCGAGGCGGGACTGAAACTGGCTCAGGATCGTCCCGACGCGCAGATTCTTATGTCGGGTGGGCGCACGCCGTCCGGTCATGTTGAGGCG
This genomic window contains:
- a CDS encoding YdcF family protein; translated protein: MSAPVAGAEPAAAERQSSAYPGSSYIENAENSSSPFSSELFAGGTPPVGSSDFVPHGSSVIPPDIFPVGASGPTKPRTVDDFLAGFAILSDLIGDEFSKGNWLTMMSPAKRAEVQAVIAQLNSPVKAPPADGGGLIVVLGGGLNPDGTVPPAVEMRLEAGLKLAQDRPDAQILMSGGRTPSGHVEAESMKAWFVDHGISAERVIAEPLSWSTVSNAWQTKRIADEVGADYSGGVTVVTNDFHLHRGVVDYTITFGPDVPIYGVEGGSPMEWSKDEQLQKAYRDALVSYFAPFALIADGFTAFGLSKARPF